The following coding sequences are from one Lolium rigidum isolate FL_2022 chromosome 6, APGP_CSIRO_Lrig_0.1, whole genome shotgun sequence window:
- the LOC124662042 gene encoding uncharacterized protein LOC124662042 — protein sequence MAASTKKTRVLLLLLLLLLLHLVVLVVDAQLPPGHDDAKQVPMQVDHEIAAFPLPASCYSNYFPHCTKGRCKQFCAGHGKPPVPRAFCNDNSNCCCPVS from the exons ATGGCGGCATCCACCAAGAAGACTcgtgttctcctcctcctcctcctcctcctcctcctccatctcgtCGTTCTCGTGGTGGACGCGCAGCTACCTCCAGGCCATGATGATGCTAAGCAG GTACCCATGCAGGTGGATCATGAGATTGCTGCTTTTCCTCTGCCGGCATCATGCTACTCGAACTATTTTCCACACTGCACCAAAGGCCGGTGCAAGCAGTTCTGCGCCGGCCATGGCAAGCCACCGGTCCCTAGAGCCTTCTGCAACGACAATTCTAACTGTTGTTGCCCCGTCAGTTAA